In Debaryomyces hansenii CBS767 chromosome B complete sequence, one genomic interval encodes:
- a CDS encoding DEHA2B00484p (weakly similar to CA3135|IPF8990 Candida albicans IPF8990) — MVTKRNLKNIPKEWIPQDETKYDLDWADLTNIDISTFDKPGGKEKLASQLKIALHKDGFWTVSGTGISEEEMNRSFALGEFFFNNYSEEEKKLQEVNFEEGNYFGYKIKGNKSVFGTDVPDNVETFNIAKFTKQGFFEEFFKQDFIKEYREELEGISRKSFEVARKLFVLFALILELDENYFVDRHLYDDQSDDHLRFMKYHPREKEEDDRVENTWARGHTDFGSLTLLYNQVVSGLQIRLSNGEWKYVPSVPGAIICNIGDTLNFWSGGYFKSTIHRVVRPPPDQVDAPRIGVFYFVRPGDNTKIEIAESPVLKNLGLYRKIKPIVGTDYVRSRVKDYHDKKDYLKQNNVKFRLGEFEIEDGFE, encoded by the coding sequence ATGGTGACGAAAAGAAACCTAAAAAATATTCCTAAAGAATGGATTCCTCAAGATGAAACAAAATATGATTTAGACTGGGCTGATTTAACTAACATTGATATAAGTACATTTGACAAGCCGGGTGGAAAAGAAAAGCTAGCATCCCAGCTAAAAATAGCTCTTCATAAAGACGGATTTTGGACTGTTTCAGGAACTGGGATctctgaagaagaaatgaatCGCCTGTTTGCACTAGGCGagtttttctttaataattattctGAAGAGGAAAAAAAGTTGCAGGAGGTAAATTTTGAGGAAGGTAATTATTTCGGCTATAAGATAAAAGGTAATAAAAGTGTTTTTGGCACAGATGTTCCCGATAATGTTGAAACGTTTAATATTGCCAAATTTACTAAACAAGGTTTTTTCGAAGAGTTTTTCAAAcaagattttatcaaagaatatAGAGAAGAGTTGGAAGGTATTTCGAGAAAGTCATTCGAAGTTGCTAGGAAATTGTTTGTTCTATTTGCTTTGatattagaattagatgaaaattattttgtaGACAGACATTTATATGATGACCAAAGTGATGATCATCTTAGATTCATGAAGTATCATCCTCGTGAAAAAGAGGAGGATGATAGAGTGGAAAACACATGGGCAAGAGGTCACACCGACTTTGGTAGTTTAACCTTACTTTACAATCAGGTTGTCTCAGGTCTTCAAATAAGACTTTCAAATGGCGAGTGGAAATATGTTCCTTCAGTTCCAGGCGCAATAATATGCAATATCGGGGATACTCTCAATTTTTGGAGCGGAGGATATTTTAAATCGACCATTCATAGAGTAGTAAGACCCCCTCCTGATCAGGTTGACGCACCACGTATTGGGGTTTTCTACTTTGTCCGTCCTGGAGACAATACAAAAATAGAAATTGCTGAATCGCCTgttttaaaaaatttggGCTTATACAGAAAAATAAAACCAATTGTCGGGACGGATTACGTTCGTAGTAGAGTGAAAGATTACCATGACaagaaagattatttaaaacaaaataatgtTAAATTCAGACTTggagaatttgaaattgaagatggCTTCGAATAA
- a CDS encoding DEHA2B00506p (weakly similar to uniprot|P53322 Saccharomyces cerevisiae YGR260w TNA1 high affinity nicotinic acid plasma membrane permease) — protein MVAKKTDEIQSIKISNAKEETEINTIQHDIEDEELQYKRILRKIDYRLIVVYSISYIFTQINKGNISNVAILNLESGHNIKKELGNLNSQEWAWCLSAFYYPYLFFEPLFTMLAKKFTPRIWQSRIMISWGIVSILQATAFNFSGMIASRFFLGFFEASWYTTVLYHLSFFYKPRELPKRIAFFYSFGMLSGAFSGILAYGISFLDQIQGLSGWKWVFIFEGIPTIIIGIYTSLFLPNYVEDSKFLNIDEKSIVLSKLPSSSPRKEDSAFDSNEIKSLLKDPTFYTYSCIWLFQGLGGWGISFVLPTIVYELGFTSTANTQLMQLPPSIAGFILLNLLGHLIHKRKLKPFPTSFVLSFVQILCYIILLTINNSIGKYAMLVIATSISNSLYPIMWPDRIRVIKGTSSAGLAIGFTNASTQLMGLIGPVIYQSKFGPSYHVSYGCSIALCSVSFIFIGITWHLVSRSGILETEGAMVSDDESL, from the exons atggTTGCAAAAAAGACGGATGAAATTCAGTCCATAAAAATCAGCAACGcgaaagaagaaacagaaataaATACCATTCAacatgatattgaagatgaagagcTACAATATAAAAGGATTCTTCGTAAGATAGATTATAGATTAATTGTTGtctattcaatttcttacATTTTTACACAAATTAATAAGGGTAATATATCAAATGTTGCTATTCTCAATCTTGAATCAGGTCATAACATTAAGAAAGAACTAGGTAACCTTAACTCTCAAGAATGGGCGTGGTGTCTTTCAGCGTTTTACTATCCATATCTATTTTTTGAACCTTTATTTACCATGCTAGCCAAAAAGTTCACACCAAGAATTTGGCAatcaagaataatgatttcatgGGGAATTGTTTCGATACTACAAGCAACGGCTTTTAATTTCTCTGGAATGATAGCATCTAGATTTTTTCTTGGATTTTTCGAAGCTTCGTGGTACACTACAGTTTTATATCACCTATCATTTTTTTATAAACCACGAGAGTTACCTAAAAGAATAGCGTTTTTCTATTCTTTTGGCATGCTAAGCGGTGCATTTAGCGGGATATTGGCTTATGGTATCTCATTTCTTGATCAGATTCAAGGTTTGAGTGGTTGGAAATGGGTATTTATCTTTGAAGGTATACCGACTATTATCATTGGAATATAtacttctttatttttacCGAATTACGTAGAGGATTctaaattcttgaatatcgACGAAAAAAGTATAGTATTATCTAAACTTCCTTCATCGTCTCCGAGGAAGGAAGATAGTGCCTTTGACTCGAATGAGATTAAACTGCTTCTTAAGGATCCGACTTTCTATACCTACTCTTGCATATGGCTTTTTCAAGGGTTAGGTGGATGGGGAATTTCATTCGTATTACCTACAATAGTTTATGAACTTGGATTTACAAGCACTGCTAATACACAATTGATGCAATTGCCACCATCAATAGCTGGATTTATTTTACTTAATTTACTTGGCCACTTAATTcataaaagaaaattgaagcCATTTCCAACGTCATTTGTTTTGTCCTTTGTTCAAATTCTAtgttatattatattactAACTATAAATAATAGTATTGGAAAGTATGCTATGTTGGTTATTGC GACCCTGATATCAAATTCACTTTACCCTATTATGTGGCCTGATAGAATAAGAGTAATTAAAGGAACATCATCCGCAGGTCTTGCAATTGGTTTTACTAATGCTTCAACCCAATTGATGGGGTTAATTGGTCCAGTAATCTACCAATCTAAATTCGGTCCGTCTTATCATGTTTCTTATGGGTGCTCTATAGCTCTATGCTCAGtttcattcatatttattggaattacCTGGCATTTGGTATCTAGGTCTGGTATACTCGAAACTGAAGGCGCAATGGTCTCTGATGATGAACTGCTATaa
- a CDS encoding DEHA2B00528p (weakly similar to uniprot|P53048 Saccharomyces cerevisiae YGR289c MAL11 maltose permease) — MTEKVDMIGTTQDKVQTPVNMEQEVITTAHYTEYIDSHTSKWETIKKFPFACFCIGVMIFTLVLTSFESQAGGIVISISMFRKHFGVIQPDGSYVLEAQWQSAISGVPLAAQIIGQWTGSWLADHFGKKWVIYVSILVSTAFIGIEFAATTIQTFLAGKTMNGLCLGIIQASIVSYVADITPFALRGASTALCNISFSIGPLVCFIINYSESDRLDSWAYRSIFAAQWGFSAISLITLLFVPDSPTYYILKGKTEKAEACYEKLLKDPVSIQQQMAVVINTIKESQTSADSCTFLDCFKGNNLKRTMVASVPFIFCPFSGVYFTGNYTTYWFQLAGLSDSESFKYTIGAQLLSIAGCVATLFVVDRFGRRTNILYGVGTIIVVDFIIGGTGLVKDNDQALKATISFMMMYGFFYNFGLGSVCYPIASENPTSALRTKTIGLALSSTNIAGMVWSFVLPYIFNPDEGNLGASTMFIFAGFSLLFWVYFYFCVPETANRTLEEVDEMYFNKVPLRNFGSHETFSSRENEETFKNVAANEKTNETLHVEEI, encoded by the coding sequence ATGACCGAGAAAGTTGATATGATTGGTACGACACAAGACAAGGTACAAACTCCAGTAAACATGGAACAAGAAGTTATAACTACTGCCCATTATACTGAGTATATTGATTCACATACTTCTAAATGGGAAACGATTAAAAAGTTCCCCTTTGCATGCTTTTGTATCGGCGTAATGATCTTCACCTTAGTTTTAACATCATTTGAATCGCAGGCAGGAGGAATTGTTATTTCCATTTCTATGTTTAGAAAACACTTCGGTGTTATACAACCTGATGGTTCATATGTTCTTGAAGCACAATGGCAATCTGCTATTTCTGGTGTGCCCTTGGCTGCGCAAATTATTGGACAGTGGACAGGATCTTGGTTAGCTGATCATTTTGGTAAGAAGTGGGTCATATATGTATCCATACTTGTATCAACAGCCTTCATAGGTATCGAATTTGCTGCCACTACAATCCAAACATTTTTAGCTGGAAAAACAATGAATGGATTATGTTTGGGTATTATACAAGCGTCCATTGTCTCATATGTGGCAGATATTACACCTTTTGCTTTAAGAGGTGCATCTACAGCACTttgtaatatttcattctcGATTGGTCCGTTAGTttgtttcattatcaaCTATTCTGAGAGTGATAGGCTAGATTCTTGGGCGTATAGATCCATTTTTGCTGCCCAATGGGGATTTTCTGCTATCTCCTTAATTACACTATTATTTGTCCCAGATTCCCCTAcgtattatatattaaaaggAAAGACCGAAAAAGCAGAGGCTTGCTATGAAAAGTTATTAAAAGATCCTGTATcaattcaacaacaaatgGCCGTTGTCATAAATACGATAAAAGAATCACAAACATCGGCAGATAGCTGTACATTCTTGGATTGTTTTAAAggtaataatttgaaaagaacCATGGTCGCGTCCGTTCCATTTATATTCTGTCCATTTTCTGGTGTATATTTTACAGGTAATTATACAACATATTGGTTCCAATTAGCAGGTTTATCGGATTCTGAATCTTTTAAATACACTATTGGTGCCCAACTTTTGTCCATTGCTGGGTGTGTGGCTACATTGTTTGTTGTTGATagatttggaagaagaacTAATATCCTTTATGGTGTGGGAACTATTATTGTCGTCGATTTCATAATTGGAGGCACAGGTTTAGTGAAAGATAATGACCAAGCATTAAAAGCtacaatatcatttatGATGATGTATGGGTTTTTTTACAACTTTGGTCTAGGTTCTGTATGTTATCCAATTGCCTCTGAAAACCCTACAAGTGCATTAAGAACCAAAACTATTGGTCTTGCACTCTCATCGACCAATATAGCGGGGATGGTATGGTCCTTCGTTTTACCATACATATTTAATCCAGACGAAGGAAACTTGGGTGCCAGTACGATGTTCATTTTCGCCGGGTTTTCACTTCTCTTTTGGGTATACTTTTATTTCTGTGTACCCGAAACTGCAAATAGGACCCTTGAAGAAGTAGATGAAATGTATTTTAACAAAGTTCCCTTAAGAAATTTTGGGAGCCACGaaactttttcttcaagagaaaatgaagaaacttTTAAGAATGTTGCTGCTAATGAAAAAACTAATGAAACTCTTCATGTCGAGGAAATTTAA